One stretch of Bordetella avium DNA includes these proteins:
- a CDS encoding RNA polymerase sigma factor, whose amino-acid sequence MSGEIEALIVACIPSLRRYARGLTGDRDRADDLVQDTLERAWSRYSRWQRRGELRAWMFGIMHNHFIDGLRAQKRQPEFATDADIPELPIRPTQDDGLEVRDLDRCLARLTPDLRAVILLVSVEEFSYQEAARVLDVPLGTVMSRLSRAREKLAAMLADTAAPRVSASLHRIKP is encoded by the coding sequence ATGTCCGGTGAAATCGAAGCCCTGATCGTGGCCTGCATCCCCAGTCTGCGGCGTTATGCCCGCGGACTGACCGGAGACCGCGACCGGGCCGATGATCTGGTGCAAGACACCCTGGAGCGCGCCTGGAGCCGTTATTCACGCTGGCAGCGGCGTGGCGAACTGCGCGCCTGGATGTTCGGGATCATGCACAATCATTTCATCGACGGGCTGCGCGCGCAGAAGCGCCAGCCCGAGTTCGCGACCGACGCCGATATACCGGAGCTTCCTATCCGGCCTACTCAGGACGACGGCCTGGAGGTGCGCGATCTGGATCGATGTCTGGCCCGGCTGACTCCCGATCTGCGCGCCGTCATCCTGCTGGTTTCGGTGGAAGAATTCAGCTATCAGGAGGCTGCGCGCGTGCTGGATGTGCCGCTGGGCACCGTCATGTCACGTCTGTCCCGGGCGCGCGAAAAGCTGGCGGCCATGCTGGCCGATACGGCCGCGCCTCGCGTCTCCGCTTCTTTGCATCGCATCAAACCATGA
- a CDS encoding COG4315 family predicted lipoprotein: MKRHYAALALVSLSLLAGGAHAQSPAKTESGILVDAKGMTLYTFDNDVSGSGKSVCNDACAKAWPPLMATAGAQALGDWSIVTRDDGAKQWAYRGKPLYYFAKDTKAGDKTGDNFKNVWHLVKP; this comes from the coding sequence ATGAAACGACATTACGCAGCGCTGGCCCTCGTGAGTCTGAGCCTGTTGGCCGGCGGCGCTCACGCCCAGTCGCCTGCCAAAACCGAGTCCGGCATCTTGGTTGATGCCAAAGGCATGACGCTTTACACCTTTGACAATGACGTCAGCGGCAGTGGCAAAAGTGTCTGCAATGACGCTTGCGCCAAGGCATGGCCACCCCTGATGGCCACCGCCGGCGCGCAAGCCCTGGGGGATTGGTCCATCGTGACGCGTGACGATGGCGCCAAGCAATGGGCTTACCGGGGCAAGCCGCTTTATTATTTCGCGAAGGACACCAAGGCCGGCGACAAAACGGGCGATAATTTCAAGAACGTCTGGCATCTTGTGAAGCCCTGA
- a CDS encoding anti-sigma factor family protein, which yields MNDDLILPPPGAPIAEADLHAYADGLLPPARRSLVEAYLAGNAAAREQVQQWIEQKRLLREHLKGVLDEPLPLRLPLRAAPRRNWGWALAAGLLIAVSSGAAAWLARGAFDAHMQRTQLAQAMDSGGFAQRAAVAHAVFASDMRRPVEVGADQEQAMVTWLTRRLGKQVHAPVLTAAGYELVGGRVLPGRQGAVAQLMYSSAAGQRLTLYVTHEAKGETAAFRYMQDGPVGVFYWIEGRLGYALSGEVPREELLRLAESIYRQLN from the coding sequence ATGAACGACGACCTAATCCTGCCGCCGCCCGGCGCGCCTATCGCCGAGGCGGATCTGCACGCCTACGCCGATGGGCTGTTGCCTCCCGCGCGGCGCAGCCTGGTCGAAGCCTATCTGGCCGGTAATGCCGCGGCCCGCGAGCAGGTGCAGCAATGGATAGAACAGAAACGCCTGTTGCGCGAGCACCTGAAGGGCGTGCTGGATGAGCCCTTGCCTTTGCGCCTGCCCTTGCGTGCGGCGCCGCGTCGCAACTGGGGCTGGGCGCTGGCGGCCGGCCTGTTGATCGCCGTGAGCAGTGGCGCTGCGGCCTGGCTGGCGCGGGGCGCTTTCGACGCCCATATGCAGCGCACTCAGCTTGCGCAGGCGATGGACAGCGGCGGCTTTGCACAGCGGGCGGCCGTGGCGCATGCCGTGTTCGCCTCGGATATGCGGCGTCCCGTGGAGGTCGGCGCCGATCAGGAACAGGCCATGGTCACCTGGCTGACGCGCCGGCTGGGCAAACAGGTTCATGCCCCTGTTCTCACTGCGGCGGGCTATGAGCTGGTGGGCGGCCGGGTGCTGCCGGGCAGACAGGGGGCCGTGGCGCAACTCATGTATAGCTCCGCCGCCGGTCAGCGTTTGACGCTCTATGTCACTCACGAAGCCAAAGGCGAAACGGCCGCGTTCCGCTATATGCAGGACGGGCCGGTGGGCGTGTTTTACTGGATCGAGGGGCGTCTGGGCTATGCCTTGTCGGGCGAGGTTCCGCGCGAAGAGCTGCTGCGTCTAGCCGAGAGCATCTACCGGCAACTGAACTGA
- a CDS encoding SDR family oxidoreductase — protein sequence MNQQKIAIITAGGSGMGAAAARKLAAEGFQVAILSSSGKGAALAEELGGLGVTGSNLSAEDIARLVQATMQRWGRIDAVVNSAGHGPKGKLLEISDADWALGMDYYLLNVVRITRLVAPIMQAQRSGSIVNISTYATFEPEAAFPTSGVFRAGLAAFAKLFADEYAAANVRMNNVLPGFIDSLPEKDDRLARIPMGRYGRADEVADLIAFLASDKSSYITGQNIRIDGGITRSV from the coding sequence AACCAGCAGAAAATCGCCATCATCACAGCCGGGGGCAGCGGCATGGGCGCAGCCGCCGCACGCAAACTCGCGGCCGAGGGGTTTCAAGTGGCGATTCTGTCGTCCTCGGGCAAGGGCGCAGCTCTGGCGGAAGAACTGGGTGGGCTGGGCGTGACCGGCTCCAATCTTTCGGCCGAGGACATCGCCCGTCTGGTGCAAGCCACCATGCAGCGCTGGGGCCGCATCGACGCCGTGGTCAACAGCGCCGGCCACGGCCCCAAGGGCAAGCTGTTGGAAATCAGCGATGCCGACTGGGCCCTGGGCATGGACTACTACCTGCTGAACGTGGTGCGTATCACGCGCCTGGTGGCGCCCATCATGCAGGCCCAGCGCAGCGGCTCGATCGTCAATATTTCCACCTACGCGACCTTTGAACCCGAAGCGGCCTTCCCGACCTCGGGGGTGTTCCGCGCCGGGCTGGCGGCCTTCGCCAAGCTGTTTGCGGATGAGTATGCCGCCGCCAATGTGCGCATGAACAACGTGCTGCCCGGCTTTATCGACAGCCTGCCCGAGAAAGATGACCGGCTTGCGCGCATCCCGATGGGCCGCTACGGCCGCGCCGACGAGGTCGCCGATCTGATCGCCTTCCTGGCTTCGGACAAATCAAGCTACATCACCGGCCAGAATATCCGTATCGACGGGGGCATCACCCGTTCGGTCTGA